A window of the Mauremys reevesii isolate NIE-2019 linkage group 26, ASM1616193v1, whole genome shotgun sequence genome harbors these coding sequences:
- the RAB8A gene encoding ras-related protein Rab-8A, protein MLPEGRGPARWNMAKTYDYLFKLLLIGDSGVGKTCALFRFSEDAFNATFISTIGIDFKIRTIELDGKRIKLQIWDTAGQERFRTITTAYYRGAMGIMLVYDITNEKSFENIRNWVRNIEEHASPDVEKMILGNKCDVNDKRQVSREQGEKLAIGFGIKFMETSAKANINIENAFFTLARDIKAKMDKKLEGNSPQGSNQGVKITPDQQKKSSFFRCALL, encoded by the exons ATGCTGCCTGAGGGGCGGGGCCCAGCCCGGTGGAACATGGCGAAGACCTACGATTATCTCTTCAAGCTGCTGCTGATCGGGGACTCGGGCGTGGGCAAGACCTGTGCGCTCTTCCGCTTCTCCGAGGATGCGTTCAACGCCACCTTCATCTCCACCATCG GTATTGACTTTAAGATTAGAACCATAGAGCTAGATGGCAAGAGAATTAAACTGCAGATATG GGACACAGCTGGGCAGGAACGGTTTAGAACAATCACAACTGCATATTACAGAGGAGCAATG ggCATCATGTTGGTATATGACATAACCAATGAGAAATCTTTTGAAAACATTCGGAATTGGGTCAGGAATATTGAAGAG CACGCATCCCCAGATGTCGAGAAGATGATTCTTGGAAACAAATGTGATGTGAATGATAAAAGACAAGTTTCTAGAGAGCAAGGGGAGAAG ctaGCTATTGGTTTTGGAATTAAATTCATGGAGACTAGTGCAAAAGCGAATATTAACATAGAGAAT GCATTTTTCACCCTTGCGAGAGATATCAAAGCAAAAATGGACAAGAAATTG GAAGGCAATAGCCCACAAGGCAGCAACCAGGGAGTCAAAATCACACCAGACCAGCAAAAGAAAAGCAGCTTTTTCCGATGTGCTCTTCTGTGA